One Campylobacter lari DNA segment encodes these proteins:
- the rpoC gene encoding DNA-directed RNA polymerase subunit beta' produces the protein MSKFKPIEIKEDGRPRDFEAFQLRLASPEKIKSWSYGEVKKPETINYRTLKPERDGLFCAKIFGPVRDYECLCGKYKKMRFKGIKCEKCGVEVTSSKVRRSRMGHIELVTPVAHIWYVNSLPSRIGTLLGVKMKDLERVLYYEAYIVENPGDAYYDNENTKKVEFCDVLNEEQYLNLMQRYESSGFKARMGGEVVRDLLANLDLVELLNKLKEDIAATNSEAKKKTIIKRLKVVENFLNSNLNSNTNIDEVVPNRPEWMMITNLPVLPPDLRPLVALDGGKFAVSDVNDLYRRVINRNTRLKRLMELDAPEIIIRNEKRMLQEAVDALFDNGRRANAVKGANKRPLKSLSEIIKGKQGRFRQNLLGKRVDFSGRSVIVVGPKLRMDQCGLPKKMALELFKPHLLAKLEEKGYATTVKQAKKMIENKTNEVWECLEEVVKGHPVMLNRAPTLHKLSIQAFHPVLVEGKAIQLHPLVCAAFNADFDGDQMAVHVPLSQEAIAECKVLMLSSMNILLPASGRSVTVPSQDMVLGIYYLSLEKDGAKGEHKICTGIEEVMIALEAKSLDIHASIRSVVDGRKITTTAGRLIIKSILPDFVPENMWNKVMKKKDIAALVDYVYKEGGLEVSASFLDKLKDLGFEYATKAGISISIADIIVPDQKQKSIEEAKKQVREIQNSYNLGLITSGERYNKIIDIWKSTNNVLSKDMMELIKKDKEGFNSIYMMADSGARGSAAQISQLAAMRGLMAKPDGSIIETPIISNFREGLNVLEYFISTHGARKGLADTALKTANAGYLTRKLIDVAQNVKVTMEDCGAHEGVEINEITADGVVIETLEERILGRVLAENIIDSITNEILFSEGTLVDEEKARIIVESGVKSVSIRTPITCKAKKGVCSKCYGINLGEGKLVKPGEAVGIISAQSIGEPGTQLTLRTFHSGGTASTDLQDRQVVAHKEGFVRFYNLNTYEDRQGKTIVANHRNAAILLVEPKIKAPFKGTIHIEHAYEDVVVSVKAKNNEAKFILRKYDLAKANELAGVSGNIEGKLYIPYSDGAEVAENESIVEVIKEGWNIPNRIPYASELLVKDGDPITQDIIAGAKGTLKFYMLKGDGLDRIRNLKKGDVVKEKGVFVVIADENDREAKRHYIPRESVIEFDDSAFVDNPKTIIAKSSKEDKTIIAEWDAYNNTVIAEVAGTINFEDIESGYSADEQIDEATGKRSLVINEYLPSGVRPALLIIGENDKVVRYQLEPKTVIYVNDGDKVKQADILAKTPKAAAKSKDITGGLPRVSELFEARKPKNTAVVAEIDGVVRFDKPLRSKERIIIQAEDGSSAEYLIDKSKRIQVRDGEFIHAGEKLTDGVISSHDVLRILGEKALHYYLISEIQQVYRGQGVVISDKHIEIIVSQMLRQVKIVDSGHTNFIVGDLVSRRKFREENERILKYGGEPAVAEPVLLGVTRAAIGSDSVISAASFQETTKVLTEASIAGKFDYLEDLKENVILGRMIPVGTGLYGDQNLKLKQQN, from the coding sequence ATGAGTAAATTTAAACCTATCGAAATAAAAGAAGATGGCAGACCTAGAGACTTTGAAGCTTTTCAATTAAGACTTGCAAGTCCTGAAAAAATCAAATCATGGTCTTATGGGGAGGTAAAAAAACCAGAAACGATTAATTATAGAACCTTAAAGCCTGAAAGAGACGGGCTTTTTTGTGCTAAAATTTTTGGACCAGTAAGAGATTATGAATGTCTTTGTGGTAAGTATAAAAAAATGCGCTTCAAAGGCATTAAGTGTGAAAAATGTGGTGTTGAAGTTACTAGTTCTAAAGTGCGTCGTTCAAGAATGGGGCATATTGAATTAGTTACTCCAGTGGCTCATATTTGGTATGTAAATTCTTTACCAAGTCGTATCGGTACTTTGCTTGGTGTAAAGATGAAAGACTTAGAACGCGTATTGTATTATGAAGCATATATAGTAGAAAATCCAGGTGATGCTTACTATGATAACGAAAATACTAAAAAAGTTGAATTTTGTGATGTATTAAATGAAGAGCAGTATTTAAATTTAATGCAGCGCTATGAAAGTAGTGGATTTAAAGCTAGAATGGGTGGTGAAGTTGTTAGAGATTTGCTAGCAAATTTAGATCTTGTAGAGCTTTTAAATAAACTAAAAGAAGATATTGCAGCAACTAATTCAGAAGCAAAGAAAAAAACTATCATCAAGCGTTTAAAAGTGGTAGAAAATTTCTTAAATAGCAATTTAAATAGCAATACAAATATTGATGAAGTGGTACCTAATCGTCCTGAGTGGATGATGATTACAAATTTACCTGTATTACCACCTGATTTAAGACCTTTAGTAGCTTTAGATGGTGGAAAATTTGCAGTTTCTGATGTGAATGATTTATACAGAAGAGTTATTAATAGAAATACACGTTTAAAAAGACTTATGGAGCTTGATGCGCCTGAAATTATCATTAGAAATGAAAAAAGAATGCTACAAGAAGCAGTTGATGCTTTATTTGATAATGGTAGAAGAGCAAATGCGGTTAAAGGTGCAAATAAACGTCCATTAAAATCTTTAAGTGAAATCATCAAAGGTAAACAAGGTCGTTTCAGACAAAATCTACTTGGTAAAAGGGTGGATTTTTCAGGTCGTAGTGTTATTGTTGTTGGACCAAAACTTAGAATGGATCAATGTGGTTTACCTAAAAAAATGGCTTTAGAATTATTTAAGCCACACTTATTAGCTAAACTTGAAGAAAAAGGTTATGCTACCACTGTAAAACAAGCTAAAAAAATGATAGAAAATAAAACCAACGAAGTTTGGGAGTGTTTAGAAGAAGTTGTTAAAGGTCATCCTGTAATGCTTAACCGTGCTCCAACCTTGCATAAACTTTCTATTCAAGCATTTCACCCTGTGCTTGTAGAGGGCAAGGCAATTCAACTTCATCCATTAGTATGTGCAGCGTTTAATGCTGACTTTGACGGAGACCAAATGGCTGTGCATGTGCCTTTATCGCAAGAAGCAATAGCTGAGTGTAAAGTATTAATGCTCTCATCTATGAATATCTTGCTTCCAGCAAGTGGTCGTTCTGTGACTGTGCCTTCTCAAGATATGGTTTTGGGGATTTATTATCTATCTTTAGAAAAAGATGGTGCTAAGGGTGAACATAAAATTTGTACAGGTATTGAAGAGGTTATGATTGCCCTAGAAGCAAAATCTTTAGATATTCATGCAAGTATTAGAAGTGTGGTTGATGGTAGAAAAATCACAACAACTGCGGGAAGATTAATCATTAAGTCTATCTTACCTGATTTTGTTCCTGAAAATATGTGGAATAAAGTCATGAAGAAAAAAGATATTGCAGCTTTGGTTGATTATGTTTATAAAGAAGGTGGCCTTGAAGTAAGTGCTAGCTTTTTAGATAAATTAAAAGATCTTGGTTTTGAATATGCAACAAAAGCGGGTATTTCTATTTCAATTGCTGATATTATTGTGCCTGATCAAAAGCAAAAAAGTATAGAAGAAGCTAAAAAACAAGTAAGAGAAATCCAAAATTCATATAATTTAGGTTTGATTACTTCAGGTGAAAGATATAATAAGATTATTGATATTTGGAAAAGTACTAATAATGTCTTATCAAAAGATATGATGGAGTTAATTAAAAAAGACAAAGAAGGATTTAACTCTATTTATATGATGGCAGATTCTGGTGCTAGGGGTTCAGCAGCTCAAATTTCACAGCTTGCTGCGATGAGGGGTCTTATGGCTAAACCTGATGGTTCTATTATTGAAACACCGATTATTTCAAACTTCCGTGAAGGACTTAACGTTCTTGAATATTTCATTTCAACTCACGGTGCTAGAAAAGGTCTTGCAGATACAGCCTTAAAAACAGCAAATGCAGGTTATTTGACAAGAAAACTTATCGATGTGGCACAAAATGTAAAAGTTACAATGGAAGATTGTGGCGCACATGAGGGTGTTGAGATTAATGAAATTACCGCAGATGGTGTTGTAATTGAAACCTTAGAAGAAAGAATTTTAGGAAGAGTTTTAGCTGAAAATATCATTGATTCTATTACTAATGAGATTTTATTCTCAGAAGGTACTTTAGTAGATGAGGAAAAAGCTAGAATTATTGTTGAAAGTGGAGTAAAGAGTGTAAGCATTAGAACTCCTATTACTTGTAAAGCTAAAAAAGGCGTATGTTCTAAATGCTATGGTATTAACCTAGGTGAAGGCAAATTAGTTAAACCAGGTGAAGCTGTAGGTATTATATCTGCTCAATCAATCGGTGAGCCAGGAACACAGCTTACGCTAAGAACTTTCCACAGTGGTGGTACTGCTAGTACAGATTTACAAGATCGCCAAGTAGTAGCACACAAAGAAGGTTTTGTAAGATTTTATAATCTTAATACCTATGAAGATAGACAAGGCAAAACTATAGTGGCTAATCACCGCAATGCTGCTATTTTACTTGTTGAGCCAAAAATCAAAGCTCCATTTAAAGGAACTATCCATATTGAGCATGCGTATGAAGATGTGGTGGTTAGCGTTAAAGCAAAAAACAATGAAGCTAAATTTATATTAAGAAAGTATGACTTAGCAAAAGCTAACGAACTTGCGGGTGTAAGTGGTAATATAGAAGGTAAATTATATATTCCATATAGTGATGGTGCTGAAGTAGCTGAAAATGAAAGTATTGTAGAAGTAATCAAAGAGGGTTGGAATATACCAAATCGTATTCCTTATGCGAGTGAATTGCTAGTAAAAGATGGTGATCCTATCACTCAAGATATTATAGCTGGCGCAAAAGGTACTTTGAAGTTTTATATGCTTAAAGGGGACGGTTTAGATAGAATTAGAAATCTAAAAAAAGGTGATGTGGTTAAAGAAAAAGGTGTTTTTGTTGTTATTGCTGATGAAAATGATAGAGAAGCAAAAAGACATTATATACCAAGAGAATCTGTGATTGAATTTGATGATAGTGCTTTTGTGGATAATCCTAAAACCATCATAGCAAAATCAAGCAAAGAAGATAAAACCATTATTGCTGAATGGGATGCGTATAATAATACTGTAATTGCAGAAGTTGCAGGTACAATTAATTTTGAAGATATTGAATCAGGCTATAGTGCTGATGAGCAAATTGATGAAGCAACGGGTAAAAGATCACTTGTTATTAATGAGTATTTACCAAGTGGAGTGCGTCCTGCATTGTTAATTATAGGTGAAAATGACAAAGTAGTGCGTTATCAACTAGAGCCAAAAACTGTTATTTATGTAAATGATGGCGATAAGGTTAAACAAGCTGATATCTTAGCTAAAACTCCAAAGGCAGCGGCTAAGTCAAAAGATATTACTGGAGGTCTTCCAAGGGTATCTGAATTATTTGAAGCAAGAAAGCCAAAAAATACTGCTGTTGTGGCTGAAATTGACGGGGTTGTTAGATTTGATAAACCTTTAAGATCAAAAGAAAGAATCATTATTCAAGCAGAAGATGGAAGTAGTGCAGAGTATTTGATAGATAAATCAAAACGCATTCAAGTAAGAGATGGTGAATTTATCCATGCGGGTGAGAAATTAACCGATGGAGTTATTTCAAGTCATGATGTGCTTAGAATTTTAGGTGAAAAAGCGTTGCATTATTATCTTATCTCTGAAATTCAGCAAGTTTATCGTGGTCAAGGTGTTGTGATTTCTGATAAGCATATTGAAATCATCGTATCGCAAATGCTAAGACAAGTAAAAATTGTTGATAGTGGTCATACAAACTTTATTGTGGGAGATTTGGTTTCAAGAAGAAAATTCAGAGAAGAAAATGAAAGAATTTTAAAATACGGTGGCGAACCCGCTGTAGCTGAGCCTGTATTGCTTGGGGTTACAAGAGCAG